aagtttatttttcttactgcactggcaaatattttgacttgttttaagtaaaaaaactcttgattttcatcatttatttccaaaaacaatactttttatcttaagccactttcttgtatctcaatttaagaatttttagatatttatattagaaagacattcattttttgcagtgtaattgcTATTTACACTTATTGCAAAtttgatcattttatttattaaataaaacttatttttatctACTGTCTATAGCATATCGCTAAAATCATTTGATAGTGCCACTTAGTGTAAATAGAAAAAagttatatagttttttttattttttctgagtGTAAATAACATCTATCACTAAGAAAATATGCTATTTTCACCATCGCTACTTGCACTTAGTTTAAAAAGCCACAGcctattaaagcaacactatgtagtttccgtataaaaatgacttacagctcccccatgtggttgaaaagcgcaacagtgcctggtatcagaccaagcgtgccgcacaagccctgaaaagtgaagccaaaacgctcgatcgccccccagtgactggtcccagtattgAGAGTGAGGAGCTGTCGTCATGGTACAGAGCCCCTCCCCCTTTCCGCCATGTTGGCAGGATTCCGGCGGCAGAACATGATTGTTTACATGTGTTCTTAGCTTGGTAGTAGAGTAGTTTTTTGCAATTCTACACTGTTTTACCATGCCTCGCAGTTACTGCTGCGTTAAAAACTGCCCCAGTACCGCACACGATTTATATGGAAAACATACGAACAATGGAATACAGTTTTTTACGTTACCGAAATGGAGACACCATTAtgcataacaaagacatctcaaacaatgccatatttgcattaaaaatgtcaTAATTGAATGAATGGCACTTACAAttgtcataaacatgcataaaaccCTCTTTATTTATATTCATGATGACATGTTTCATGTCATAAATAATTATGAAGGTTTTATGTCAGTCTTAtgcacaccccttcaagtatAGTGTTACCCACACTGTTAATGGCTTTAATCTTTAACGTTAATCATTTACATCTTGCTATCACACATTTAACTACCATTGCCAACCCAGAACTGGTTTGTCCACTTTGCAGACCCCCAACACAAAAACCTGGTAAAGTTACAACAGTATGTGTCATTGGGCTAAAATCAAATTACAACTAAATACCTAAATATTCTACATCAAAACATGTTGGAAACGTTTGTGTACATTGAACATCTCCGTACAATCTAGTGTTTAGAAACCGTCGCAGTTAATTACTTTGTCATTTTGGTCAAGTGTCCGCTAAATGCAATGTAATTACAGTACACTAAACGCATGTGAAGAAACTTAAGTTACCTTTGCCAGTACAACGCTGTTTGTGAGCTTGTTCCTGTAAGGTCCCTTTCTTTCACCTTATCTTTTTGCATTGCTTTATTCCTTTTCTTTATCGTGTTTGTAGATCGTCCATGTCCTGCCGAAATAACAAATTAAAGAGCTCTGTAAGTCGCGCCTCTGTGAAGTTGTCCCTGGCAACCGATAGCGTCTCCTACCGTCATGGCCGACCGGCTCAGACCCCGCCCAAATCGGCACGTGACTCCTCACTCTCAATAGGTCATAAActccgcctccccatgttattcaatgggacttgagaccaactaaaaaaattaattacacttcaattatcttttttccgaacctagtttctgtcatttattgtagtttttatcacactgatgcaaattcaaatgtttgtttttaaaataagtttgtgtttagttagttatttaatgataaaaaaacggtggtgtcacgtcatgattgacagctgtgatatcgtgtgatatgcgcattctgcgagagcgagggcggggttttgatttaaaggtaaaaaactgtgttgctttaaaaataagGAAAGGTCTAATGTTTAAAAAGTATAAACAGGAGGATCTTACTTACAGGATAAATGTTACTGGTAATATTAGACGTTTTAATTGTTCATCAAATCTGCTACAGTTGGACATTTTCATTGTAAAGTCAAAGTGAATTGAATTGCTGGCCACAACtcttttttatttctgttatgTGACATTTTCCTAAGTaaaacagaatttaaaaaaGATGGGATTTTATCAGGATTGCTAAAACAATGTCCAACAGCTGCACAGCCTAAGCTGAAAAGAATTGAGTGCTATAAAAGGTATTTGTGATTCTGAATGTGTGTGTTGGTCAATCTGCATGTGCTGTGCCTGTCTGCATGTATTAATGTAGCACGGACATgagcatgtgtgtgtttctctctcttgcTGGTGCTGTCAGTGTACTGAATGCCTCTCACAGCTTGTCAGAGGTGTTGACCAGAACCTGCATGAGCCTCCAACAACTgcacaacacacaaacacacacacacaaccagaGCTCCATAGGTGCTTACATGCCTGACAGGATGTGGTGCTGGCACAAATTGTGATTCAGAAAGGTTAAGGGGGTCAGTGCCTTTTATCAGccgcctgtgtgtgtgtgtgcgtgcgtgcgtgcgtgcgtgcgtgcgtgtgtatgtgtgtgcgtgcgtgcgtgcatgcgtgtgtgtctgtgtgtgatgAGGGCCGCATGCAAATACATCCACTCAAGATGTTACACTCACTGAAGGGGGAAGGGAAGAGTAGTAAAGACAGTCAAGCATAAGAATGAGGTGGAGCGGTGCTGAGGTGATCgtaaaaatctgaaaataagATGAATAAAGTGATAAAGAGGGTAAACAGAGAATAAATGAATAGTGAAAGTGGTACCAAGTGCAAGTATGGGAATATAACGTCCATATTGTTCCCAGGTGAATAATCTGTCTGACAGACGACCTCATAAAAACTTTTCTGCACATTGTTGTGTGGTAATTTGGCCGCATTCCTTTAATGCTTATatgtaaattaaacattgaatacATGACACATGGTGAAAATAATATGAAATATGTCCATAAACATGAAGAAGATCCTTCTTCAGGATTGAATATTAACTTATGTTTACTAAATATTGTGCATTATATACTAGAATACTTATGTTTGTAGCAATATGTTGTATGCAACAGTAAGTGTGAACCTAATGAATTTATGAGTCCAGATAGATGGTTTAAATCATTGCTAGTTAATTTACTGTATCAcatgaaaaaaatgaaagtaaagttatTTGCATTTCAGGATAAAGTATCCCACACAGTGTATTATGTATGCTGCACATTACAAATGTTGCATGACATCtacatatagatagatagatagatagatagatagatagatagatagatagatagatagatagatagatagatagatagatagatagatagatagatagatagatagatagatagatagatagaaaaacACTTGTCAAGTCAACAGAGAccatatttaatataatatttaatatttcatgcATTAAGACATTATGGAGTGCACatgatttatatataatattctATCGAAATTTTAAAATAGGAGCATAGTGATATCCTGAAATTAGCTTTAGTGTTCATTGGCTGGCTGGTGTGCTTACTTGGGGACCAGCAGGGTACAGGAGGTCCACTAGGTTCATTGACCCCCTCTGGTGGACAGGGGACACAGGGCACATTTATAGACCTCTAAAGATTTTATTGTGCAAGACATTATAATAAATGCACTATTTGCAGTGATCACTCTGCAGATTTATACACATAATTATATTAATTATCTACAATGCTGCTATTGGCATGTAATTTTTTCGAAAATTTTAAAATAGCAGTACTTTAAAGAAATATTACCTTTATGAGAATATCAAATACAGTAAcctattttaaaattattatttgctCTGGTCCTTGAAACTGATTGAGAGTGCTGCTTTAGGACCAGGGCTGGAGCACTTTAATGTTCTTTATACTCTGCCATAACTGTTACATAACCATACTTGAGTCCCACTGTCATAAGTGAGCACGTTAAAATATGTGCACTCTCAGTTTAACTCTCTCTCAAACATACAGCTTACAAGCTGCCTTGTCAGGGTTTTTTTTACTATAGGGTTTGTTTAGTGTTGTTTCACTCATCCCTGAAATTCATGACCTAAAAACTGTGACCATTGAGTGCATAAAGTGTCCAGTGTTTATACTTCACTCTGTGTAATATAAAACTTACAAAGCTCAAATCAAAGTGAATCcataatgaattatttttttgtgaaactgctttgaaacaatctgtagtataaaataaaaatatagataAAGTTGACTTGTAAACTCAGCTAGTCGATGAACTCAACTTGTGAGAAATACAGAACAAAGTAACTTAAGTTCATTTAAGGTCCTATAGTTGAGTTAATCAGATAAATCAATTCTGACATTTGAAGTCAAAGAACTGAAGAACCTtagatttaaaaacatttgaactgaagaatttgtttattattattattgttttaattcaaCACCAACCAGATTTATAAACAATTTCTAGCATCCGAAATAAgtttcatgtattttttttattcttatttacttattttgtaCATTGAATTGTTAATGCACTTTTAATTGTTCTGTTATGTCTACACAACAGAAcaatgccaaaagtaaccataATAGCTTTGTGCATTTGGGTTACATGTGGCACTGTCCTATACAGCCATAACACATCTATGCGTAttgctttaatatttaaatattccAGGTTCATTAAGTTAAGCTTAATCGATAATGGCATACTTTTGATTAccacaaaaattacttttttatgctGGTAGTGTAATGCTATAACTTTACTTTATTATACTGTAAGTGTCTTACATTATCAATGATTTTTAATTGagtgaaaaaaatgttttgtaaaaTGGCACAAATGTTGTTGGATGAGTTTAGCTTTAATTGAACCTGATTCTTTTATTatctttataaatataaaacatgttCTTCAATATACATTAGACAGTATCCTATCCAGGAAGCACTGACATTTCATGTAAAACATTACAGTGTAACATAATAGACAATACAAGCATTAACTGGGTGTGTACAGTAGCCTATATAGTCTAATAACAGTAAATGGTTTAGGTGTGTTCTGGACCTTTGACAGGTGTGTTTTTGGCATGTGTCAGAggtaggggtggcacggttcacaaaaccctcggttcggttcgtatcacggttctatggtcacggttcacggttcagtacggttcttgttgttattttttctttaaatttttaacactccagaaatgtattatcttattaatgtattaattatccataatttaggatacagtattaaaaaaagttatatcatgtaatcatgcacaaactgaatttgactttaagcacattggaccatctctgaggaaagccaggtgagattttgatagagcaagagggaagacattgatgatttcaacatgcttttcatttaattggcaaaaaagagaatgtgtattgccatctacataaactttatgtgcatttttagcacacaaagataacttgcatttattaaaatgccaacttcagtgtagctcttagatttatcactgagaggctgctttaatactgagagtttatgtggacgagagagaaacataacctttgcacctgtaatattaaaatctctttaagtctcttttgtccacttttgaccacttctgattactttgaggggcaatttctgaaataagatcgcgcaactttcacacgctagcaaaatgaaactacgcggaaatcagccgctttaattttatcaatgaaaggctaaaaatagcgctgaatatgaaaagacgtaaaacattgttgtcagtacctcagattagataaatggtcagaaagaaggcgatctcctgtggctgttggagcatattcaacccatagactgcagttctatctattgttttatttccgctgtcatcataagtaacatgaaataaaaatatgtttccacacaccaaacttatacgacgctggcacATCCTCCAACTGctggcagacttccttttctctcccacttgccatttctacacgtaacataacccgcagtacttatactccaaaccagtcacctcttctttcgcgcgaaacggaaacacgctatctgaggtcacatacagggcatgagactacattgcgcatgccatgaaccgttgaaccgtgcggtacacacgcgctccgaaccgagacaagcgaaccgaacggttcggatttttttcatggaccgtgccacccctagtcaGAGGTCATTGGCCTGTATTAATAGGACTGGTTATCAGTGAGTGTGGTGGAGATGAAGACAGCAGCAGTTCATCAGGACTCATGGCACAGCCCTCATTACCTGAACGAGGGCTCCACGCACCCCACTGTACCCAGGCCATTCATCACAATCAACCGAACAAAAACTGCATGTGATATTGTACAACTTGAGCCAGTAGCTCAGTGAAAGACACCCTCTGGAAGAGCATTGCTTCTATGTAATGTGTATGGTAATATAcaattcaatttattttttcattgaaTAGTTACACATCTTTATCGGTTTTAGAGTGGTTTTCATTATGTTTGCATATGCAATACTAAATATATCCTATATTATCCTATTaacagttttttgttttttatttcccCTTAATGTATGTATTCTACTTTTGATAtggttattaaaaataaaaaagatacaaaCATTATTAGTATTAGTAACGTTGGTTTGCAATCGCCTTTTTGAGTAAATTGTTTGTGTGCATTATCAAATAAAGTTCGATTGAAATAACCTTGCTGTGACGTCACGGTAACATCCGGGACTTTACGCAGCCTCTGGTTTGCGCATGCGCAGTTCATCGGTGTCCGACCTCTGCCATTGGTAAGTAAAACAGGATCGGTAGTTTACAATCAACACATAAATCCAGGTTCATCCGCTGTTTGTAAGAGCACAGAGTGTAGTATTTGTTCCGTACAATGTTAAAAGATTAATTCTTACAGTAAATCAGTCGTATTTCTGAAGGTCTTCATGTAAATTCTTTTCACCTCCTTTTTTCTCTTTGCAGAAATTCCGGGCCGCTTAAAATCACTCAAACCTCAAAATGTTCACCTGCGCAAAGTTCGTCTCCACGCCTGCATTGGTGAGTGCCCTTAATAGTGTAAtcctgctgtttactttctacgTTAGTGAAAGCGGTCATGTGGGGCCTGTAGGATGAACTTGACGTCTGAAACtccaaattcattcatttctgGAAAGATTTTAAAGGGTTCGCATTAAATGTCATGTGCATTTACAGTTGACCTGCGACCTTTCGTGTAAGTTTTAAGGCACTTGAGTGTGTGTTACGCTTAGGTTAAGGTTAAGGATGTACTAGTTAATCTAAGCTGCTTTATGTGTTGGTGAAGTGATATTGTAATACATAAAGGTGACCACTAAGTAGTTACATGCTGTACAAGTGCATTACTTCATCCTAGTCAGCTGTCTGTTGGTGTTTTTAAAGATCTTTTACCCCATGGAATAACCAGTTGTCTGCCTTTATCAAGGGCACTTTAGAAATAATTCATAAATTTAAATATGCAAGCCAAGCTTATGACCTTTCAGTTACTATCCTAGTCGTATAACCACTAGGTTACACCACCTTTTGCCATCTTGGCGAGATTTGTACTGGTATCTTTGCAGTATGCATTTATTGACCTTGATGTATAccaccaccattatggtgaaaGGTTTTAATGTTGCTGTCAAATATAAAGACATATGTCTTGGTACTTATTTTAGTGGCAATGTGCAAAATCTGGATTGTACATTTAGACTGGCTTTACCCAAAATGTATGCCTTTCTGAAGAACACTACTTTGTTATTATTGATTATGTAGTGTTTACTTCTTGCTAactgtgttttgtgttttttaggTGCGTGCAGGCTCCAGGGCCCTTTACAGGCCAGTGTCTGCTGCTGTACTGTCCAGACCAGAGGTCAAAGCAGAGGTGACTGTCAAACCAGCCTGAAACTTCCTTTAATTCTTCAACACATTGTATATACTGTAgacaaaacaagacaaatacgaaaattaaccataaCCGAGTCAAATCCATGTCGATTAAACTCTTGATGTTCATAAAGACAGTGAAGTATTGCGAGTGCCGTTACGAATTTATCTTTCTGGACAAATGTTATGACTTGTCAGATTGACGTAGAGATCATGTGCAAGTGTTAAGGTCTGTAGCGGATCATTTGCCGATTACTGATACTCTTTTAAATCTGTAGGTCAGTGCTGCTGTCCTTCCTCAGTCGCCCTTCACtcaggtggtcctcagaaactTTCAGACCAGTGCTGTCAGTCGTGACATTGACACTGCTGCTAAGTTCATCGGAGCGGGAGCTGCTACTGTGGGAGTGGCTGGATCCGGTGCTGGAATTGGAACAGTGTTTGGAAGCCTTATCATCGGATATGCCAGGTGAGTCTTCTGGATCAGCCCATGTTACTATATTACAGAGCTAGATGTCTGAAATGTCACCAGActgatttttatttgtgtatttacactaagggcgcactcacattttATTTAACCACGCCATTATAATGCGATTGTTGTGAATATTGACCAGAAGATATACACACTCTCTCAGCAGAGTCAGCATAAtctagggatagttcaccccaaaataaaagtttgtttattAACCCGCCCTCAGGCCATCCGATATGTTTGTGACATTAATTTCAGTAAaacaataaagatattttgtagaaacccctttttttttgtttctgaaATGTATATGTATCTTAACATTTTTCGCCACTTTGAGAGTACAAAAAGCAGGTacatccaatacaaaagtaatccccccgACTTCTGGTGACACATTGGTGTCTTGTGAAGCCAATTAATAGTTTTTTgcaagaaataaaaaagttattaactTTGCATTAGTGCAGAGGAGGTGGAGAAATTAGCCTCTCGCTGCTTCCTATAGAGTGGAAGGGGAAAATTGCACTTCCTCTACATCCTTCCTGTGTATGTATATCTAAGTAGTGCACTTTACCCTCCCACTCTATAGGTGGCAGTGAGAGGCCCCCACCAAACACCATTGAAGTCATGTCTGGCTCTGCACAATTCGCATTCAAACTATTGCACGCTACCTTTGAACTAAAGTGAACTGTACCAGAGTCCACCTCTGCTTAAGGGCGCACTCATATTATACCCAACtgtgccccagcgcgattgccCCCCTCCCTACTTCCCCAGAAGCACACACTCACCTTGTATTTTGAGAGATCTGAGCACGCTTTTTGTCAttaggatgcgattgttttgaagaaaacaggaAGGAACACTAGAGACACACTGCCCTTTCACATGCCATCaaattgcttagttgatctgtcgcATGTGCAGCCCAGACATTCCCGTAACCCTGCTGTGCGCATCAGAAGGCTTTTATGAAAGCTGATGAAATTGACGTCTCTGATTCTGAATCGCGCTCTACCACGATTTGCGACTAAACTGCGTGTTACGCGCGTGAACCAAGCCCTTCTCTGCAAGCCAGCAGGGGTACGATATGTGTATACAATACACAGCACTTGCACAGTCGCACTACCCAAACAAACCGCATTTTGGGGTTCAAATgtactcaatttttttttttacagttttgataCAAGGACGTAAGCAGTAGTCCACTCTGATTTGTCACAAGTGTGTGCTGCCACAGCTTTGGTGATTATTGTAGGAGTGATTtaattttaaagttaattttgaatttttgtttgaaagaggcgattgtttattattgtttttagcACAACCtcagagttttttttattagtaaATCATGTCCTCATAGAATTTGACTAAACCTTATTAAACTTAATGTTTAATACTATATTTCATAATACTATGAATGAACATGTATCATACTGTCCAGCACATTTATAAATTCTACTAAGTATTTCAAAATGTTCACACAAAAAGCATTTTGTAGCTCAGCATGATAACTTGCATAactttaagttgctttggaaaaccttctgccaaatgcataaatgtaaaatattaacaAGTGTCCTGTATATGAGGTTTGAATCTTGTTTCATGATGGTTTTGTTTGATTCTTGCAGGAACCCCTCTCTGAAGCAGCAGCTCTTCTCTTATGCTATCCTGGGATTTGCTCTGTCTGAAGCTATGGGACTCTTCTGTTTGATGGTTGCTTTCTTGATCCTGTTCGCTATGTAAAAATCTGCTAGTTTTTTTGACATGCCTATATTGCTGTTGCAGCCAAAATGTCTGCTGAgaaaaatgtctaaatatgaaGTCCACTCTGTGAAAAACCATTTAACAATTACAAATTGTTTAACTATTTAAACCTTAAATCATGTTTATGCCCACTGTATAACAACGGCAACAGCTAATGGAATCAGCCTGAAATTTAGCCTGGATCTAAAGACATTGAGCACTTTCTGGACATCCATCCAAATTGGGAAGATTTAGTGTTGTATGTGTGTAGACTACATGGGTCCACTCAGATGTTTCAGGAGTTGAACTGCTGGTCCATAGTATGACTGTACATTTATAGCAATTGATGAATTGCTTTTGTAAATTGCATTAAAGAACATTTAAATCTCAGATTGTTGTAGTGACTGAATTTCATTTTTTCTCTCACTGTCTGAAATGTTCACGTGTAGTGCCATACTAATAACCATGCTTAATACGTTTACAGtacataattaaaatgaatgatttaaagtttaaaaactataaaaatgtaatgtaactGTGCAGTCTTCACTTTTTCGTTCTAAATGGGTTCAAACAAGAGCGCCTTACTCTCGCGAGATTAGGTTTTTAAAGGGCTTGGCTCTGGGCCTGCATGATTACGGATTTCTCGCGAGAGTTTCGCGTTGTCTCCCAGGGTTACAGCGGAGTTCACAGTTCTCGCGACAGTTGAATAAGTGGGCTTTGGCTCTGAAAGGTTCAGCCCGCGGGTGAGTAACTGCATCAATACACAATATTTATAAACAAACTCGTCTTTGTGATCCTCTGCCTGGCGAAGGAGGTACCATATACAATAAGTTCAAACAAATGTTTGCGATACAATACAAAACAAGCAGTGTTTCTTTGTTAATGACGTGACGACGGGAGCTAGCCAAGGTCCCATTCAGATGAATTGAAAGAGAGGCTAGCAGCGATTAGCCTTACTGAGACAGATGTAAACAAGATGTTCAGTGTTGATACAGTCTCATTGTCACGAGGAATGTTTGTGTAAACTAAAGAAATGTAGTCTTATCTCGTGTACCCTGAATTTAGTCTTATGGaaatataaataatgttttactGCATGGCATTTAGAGCAGATTGTGATAATAGGTTGTGAACAGCAGCCTGAGGATTAAACTCATGCGATTAACTGTTCACTAAACACATTGGGGTATTTTTAAGTTTGTGTTATATAGAGAGATACATGTTGCCTGTGATCTTATCTTTAATTTTATGAGCATCTTATTAAACACCTGTCAGTGTCTTTCTATTACACATCCATCTGCTATGACAGTTTGAACTTATAATATTCATGGTGTCTTAGTTGTAAATGAAAACATCACATGATTGTGTTTTTATGCCAGCATTGTGTCTTTATGTTGTTATCACTCAGGCTATCAAAAATTGTCAGGTTTaacttgtttttgttgttgttatcagGTGGCAGATTGAAGCTGTGAATATGAGTGATGATAAACCATTTCTCTGCACTGCTCCTGGCTGTGGACAGGCACGTGAAACACTTAAACCTTCAAAATAAACACTGCATGTCTGGTCTTCAGTTGCCTTTGCTTTACTTCCCTGATGGTCCTGTTCATTTTCTGTTTTATCTCACTGTTTATGGTTGACACAATGGTTTTCTGTCTGTAACAGAGATTCACAAATGAAGACCACCTGGCGGTgcataaacacaaacatgagATGACCCTGAGGTTTGGTCCAGCACGCAATGACAGTGTCATCATTGCTGGTAAGCCTTAGAAGTCACTGGTGCACAGTAATAGATCAAATAACAgtgaactattttttttatgattttactGCCTCATGGGCTGCTGTGCCATTACAGACCAGACACCAACACCGACCCGCTTTCTCAAGAACTGTGAGGAGGTAGGGCTGTTTAATGAGCTCACCAGCCCGTTTGAGCACGACTTTAAAAAGGCCACGGAGGATGACATTAAAAAGGTAATTTAGTTTACCTTTTTAGTTGTGTgaacattttgtgttttataggcATTGTAGGACAAAGTTCTCTAAATACGGCATGAAATCAAAAACAGCACTATTTACTGTGTGTCAAGTAAGGGTTACTGTACATTCAGTGGTTTATCATCACAAAACATGGTTTATTATGCGATATCAACCCTGCTGGATCTACGTTATTGCCCTTGAATCACGTCTGCTTGCCACATTAGAAACTAAATATTTTG
The genomic region above belongs to Paramisgurnus dabryanus chromosome 15, PD_genome_1.1, whole genome shotgun sequence and contains:
- the atp5mc3a gene encoding ATP synthase membrane subunit c locus 3a; this encodes MFTCAKFVSTPALVRAGSRALYRPVSAAVLSRPEVKAEVSAAVLPQSPFTQVVLRNFQTSAVSRDIDTAAKFIGAGAATVGVAGSGAGIGTVFGSLIIGYARNPSLKQQLFSYAILGFALSEAMGLFCLMVAFLILFAM